A stretch of the Actinoalloteichus fjordicus genome encodes the following:
- a CDS encoding DUF6912 family protein codes for MRIYVPATVAMLRGLLATDELVPVSGTAFALTPMLRESYATGSTEELEYAALMEATRGSVRLIAAELADDPKSPTRRVVVAADMPEVTLRPDLDAAVVRLAGPVPLRAIAAVHVDDPEAEDAVRAAAEVIDAADLGDADAEFALGEAEDHELAWYAVQEVPFLLDLM; via the coding sequence ATGCGGATCTACGTTCCCGCGACCGTGGCGATGCTGCGCGGGCTGTTGGCGACCGACGAACTCGTGCCGGTGAGCGGCACCGCCTTCGCGTTGACGCCCATGCTGCGTGAGTCGTACGCGACCGGCAGCACCGAGGAGTTGGAGTACGCGGCGCTGATGGAGGCCACCAGAGGCTCCGTCCGCCTGATCGCCGCCGAACTCGCCGACGACCCCAAGTCGCCGACCCGACGGGTCGTCGTCGCCGCCGACATGCCGGAGGTGACGCTGCGACCCGACCTGGACGCCGCCGTCGTCCGGCTCGCCGGACCGGTGCCGCTGCGGGCCATCGCCGCCGTGCACGTCGACGACCCCGAGGCGGAGGACGCCGTGCGCGCCGCCGCCGAGGTGATCGACGCCGCCGACCTGGGCGACGCCGACGCCGAGTTCGCCCTCGGGGAGGCCGAGGATCACGAACTCGCCTGGTACGCCGTCCAGGAGGTGCCGTTCCTGCTCGACCTGATGTGA
- a CDS encoding TrmH family RNA methyltransferase, with protein sequence MPNDVSPKDRFVTVYGRKPVLEALQDPQLAVDKVILAENAVGAAAREILQAAAQRDVPVQRATAQRVKVLAGNGRHDQGVLADVVAPRMRTLSTALAAGRDVPETLLLLDGITTPANVGMILRTATAAGIGGVVVPRRGVATIDPMVVKASAGVAFRAPILRTSTAGAAAEELIEAGFALYAMAADGDATLFEVELPRRVAFVLGGETHGVSEEVAELVMGRVAIPLADGVESLNVASAAAVLSFELTRRRLTSG encoded by the coding sequence GTGCCCAACGATGTCTCCCCGAAGGACCGGTTCGTCACGGTCTACGGTCGAAAGCCGGTGCTCGAAGCCCTCCAGGACCCGCAGCTGGCCGTGGACAAGGTGATCCTCGCCGAGAACGCCGTCGGCGCGGCCGCGCGCGAGATCCTCCAGGCGGCCGCGCAGCGCGACGTCCCGGTGCAGCGGGCCACCGCGCAGCGGGTGAAGGTCCTGGCCGGGAACGGGCGTCACGACCAGGGCGTGCTGGCCGACGTGGTCGCGCCTCGGATGCGCACTCTGTCGACGGCGCTGGCGGCGGGCCGCGACGTTCCCGAGACGCTGCTGCTGCTCGACGGGATCACCACGCCGGCCAACGTCGGGATGATCCTGCGCACGGCGACGGCGGCGGGCATCGGCGGGGTGGTGGTGCCTCGACGGGGCGTGGCGACGATCGACCCGATGGTGGTGAAGGCCTCGGCGGGGGTGGCCTTCCGGGCCCCGATCCTGCGCACGTCGACGGCGGGAGCGGCGGCCGAGGAGTTGATCGAGGCGGGCTTCGCGCTGTACGCGATGGCTGCGGACGGCGATGCGACCCTGTTCGAGGTGGAGCTGCCGCGCCGGGTGGCGTTCGTGCTGGGCGGCGAGACCCACGGCGTCTCCGAGGAGGTCGCCGAACTGGTGATGGGTCGGGTCGCCATCCCGCTGGCCGACGGTGTCGAGTCGCTGAACGTCGCGAGCGCGGCGGCGGTGCTGAGCTTCGAGCTGACCCGGCGGCGGCTGACCTCGGGGTGA
- the rsgA gene encoding ribosome small subunit-dependent GTPase A: MSRQGWHSLDESDIRVRPNRRGTRPRSKLRPDHAGASQAMVVAVAKGRWTCAMNRDPGRLVTAMRARELGRTPVVVGDLVELVGDTSGAAGSLARIVRVAERTSVLRRTADDTDPYERIVVANAGKLIIVTALADPPPRTGFIDRCLVAAFAGGLSPVLCLTKADLAAPDRLMALYAELAVPVVVTRADTEPADLRAELVDDVSAMIGHSGVGKSTLVNRLVPDAGRATASVSAVGKGRHTSTSAVALPLEGGGWVVDTPGIRSFGLAHIKPDDVVAAFPDLHAAAEECPSNCGHLGPPDDPDCYLDRFLADGGSSPGRLDSLRRLLQSRVRPDEKFG; the protein is encoded by the coding sequence GTGAGTCGACAGGGCTGGCACTCGCTGGACGAGTCCGACATCCGGGTCCGACCCAATCGGCGCGGCACCCGACCACGCAGCAAGCTTCGACCGGATCATGCGGGCGCCAGCCAGGCGATGGTCGTCGCCGTGGCCAAGGGGCGCTGGACCTGCGCGATGAATCGCGATCCGGGTCGCCTGGTCACGGCGATGCGCGCCCGCGAGCTGGGTCGCACGCCCGTCGTGGTCGGCGACCTCGTCGAGCTGGTGGGCGACACCTCCGGTGCGGCGGGGTCACTCGCGAGGATCGTGCGCGTCGCCGAGCGGACCAGCGTGCTCCGACGCACGGCCGACGACACCGATCCGTACGAGCGGATCGTCGTCGCCAACGCCGGAAAGTTGATCATCGTGACGGCGCTGGCCGACCCGCCGCCGCGAACGGGGTTCATCGACCGCTGCCTCGTCGCCGCCTTCGCGGGCGGGCTGTCGCCGGTGCTGTGTCTGACCAAGGCCGATCTGGCGGCGCCGGATCGGCTGATGGCGCTGTATGCGGAGCTGGCGGTCCCGGTGGTGGTCACCAGGGCAGACACCGAGCCCGCCGATCTGCGCGCGGAGCTGGTCGACGACGTGTCGGCCATGATCGGCCACTCGGGCGTCGGGAAGTCGACGCTGGTCAACCGGCTGGTCCCGGATGCAGGCCGGGCCACCGCCTCGGTGAGTGCCGTGGGCAAGGGCAGACACACCTCGACGTCGGCGGTGGCGCTGCCGCTGGAGGGCGGCGGCTGGGTGGTCGACACTCCGGGCATCCGCTCGTTCGGACTGGCGCACATCAAGCCGGACGACGTGGTGGCGGCGTTCCCCGATCTGCACGCCGCCGCGGAGGAGTGTCCGTCCAACTGCGGGCATCTCGGGCCGCCGGACGACCCGGACTGTTATCTGGACCGTTTCCTCGCCGACGGCGGTTCCTCGCCGGGCAGACTCGACTCGCTGCGACGCCTGCTTCAGTCCCGCGTTCGCCCGGACGAGAAGTTTGGATGA
- a CDS encoding LolA-like protein, which translates to MRRTTIAAMMLGLVTVAGACGSNGEEYAPETDGNTGTGGAEPTTEPGSETDGSETSTTPGELSPSQLFSSMTDSARQKETAHFTISSSEDAFGSGEGQLRYTDRGADLTLTVELAIDEEQGAQQIELVTIDEIVYLNLGDATPIDQPWVRIDPSEQQEDGANQAFAMVAQQLVDSADPTSQLNQQADAAQITDTGEEEVDGVATTRYDLQLDIATLAESARDELERERLQTAVDNGMTTIDYQVWIDNTDNVPVRFVINQPGITGNFDSAVITVDYMSWGEDVQIDQPAEDQVGELPEG; encoded by the coding sequence GTGCGGAGAACGACGATCGCGGCAATGATGCTGGGGCTGGTGACAGTCGCAGGCGCGTGTGGCTCCAACGGCGAGGAGTACGCGCCGGAGACCGACGGCAACACAGGCACAGGGGGCGCCGAGCCGACGACCGAACCCGGCTCCGAGACCGACGGCTCGGAGACCAGCACCACTCCCGGCGAGCTGTCGCCCAGCCAGCTCTTCAGCTCGATGACCGACAGCGCACGTCAGAAGGAGACCGCACACTTCACGATCTCCTCCTCCGAGGACGCGTTCGGCTCCGGAGAGGGGCAGCTCCGGTACACCGACCGGGGCGCCGACCTCACACTGACCGTCGAGCTGGCGATCGACGAGGAGCAGGGCGCCCAGCAGATCGAGCTGGTCACCATCGACGAGATCGTCTACCTGAACCTCGGCGACGCCACGCCCATCGACCAGCCCTGGGTGCGCATCGATCCGTCCGAACAGCAAGAGGACGGGGCCAACCAGGCCTTCGCCATGGTCGCCCAGCAGCTGGTGGACTCGGCGGACCCGACCAGCCAGCTCAACCAGCAGGCCGACGCCGCGCAGATCACCGACACGGGTGAGGAGGAGGTCGACGGGGTCGCCACCACCCGGTACGACCTCCAGCTCGACATCGCGACGCTGGCGGAGAGCGCGAGGGACGAGCTGGAGCGGGAACGGCTCCAGACGGCCGTGGACAACGGCATGACGACGATCGACTACCAGGTGTGGATCGACAATACCGACAACGTGCCGGTGCGCTTCGTCATCAACCAGCCCGGCATCACGGGCAACTTCGACTCCGCCGTCATCACCGTGGACTACATGTCCTGGGGTGAGGACGTCCAGATCGACCAGCCTGCCGAGGACCAGGTGGGCGAGCTTCCGGAGGGCTGA
- a CDS encoding Rv3235 family protein encodes MTSLLSPTAADAGVIAAMPVVEPLDRPAFAGLTVSLLLAGASAVRSPAAPLAACPSSERPSSVESPSSIERPSSIAPDPPLHGSPQRAAPPSATLPRSPRPARSRITVPSVAAPLASVPVEVVAVPDWARLSPPLPVSSSPTSQVPIPVLRRLATARSNAEQRHPMAGTDIPASTTSPDPPGRTPSAHRIARQALHALVEILDGRRSRLQLGRLLVPDLHYLIAPRARHGPSTNPPSRLLRVHAQQVSETVIESTAPVRGRDRVFAVALRLELRGTRWLGTALQVLRPPRSDRRGLTERRGG; translated from the coding sequence ATGACCAGTCTGCTGTCTCCCACTGCCGCTGACGCCGGCGTGATCGCCGCGATGCCCGTGGTGGAACCCCTGGATCGGCCTGCGTTCGCCGGGCTCACGGTGAGCCTGCTGCTGGCAGGCGCATCGGCCGTGCGATCACCTGCCGCGCCGCTTGCGGCCTGCCCGAGCAGCGAGAGACCATCGAGCGTCGAAAGTCCATCGAGCATCGAGAGACCGTCGAGCATCGCCCCGGACCCGCCGCTGCACGGCAGCCCGCAGCGGGCCGCTCCACCGAGCGCGACGCTCCCGAGGTCTCCTCGCCCGGCGAGATCCCGGATCACGGTGCCGAGTGTGGCCGCGCCGCTCGCGTCCGTCCCGGTCGAGGTCGTGGCAGTACCGGACTGGGCACGGCTCTCACCACCGCTCCCGGTGTCCTCGTCGCCGACGTCGCAGGTCCCGATTCCCGTCCTGCGCAGGCTCGCCACGGCTCGGTCGAACGCCGAACAGCGACATCCCATGGCAGGTACCGACATCCCGGCGTCCACCACGTCGCCGGACCCACCCGGTCGGACGCCCTCGGCGCATCGCATCGCCCGGCAGGCGCTGCACGCCTTGGTGGAGATCCTGGACGGCAGGCGGTCACGGTTGCAGCTCGGACGGCTGCTGGTCCCCGACCTGCACTATCTGATCGCACCTCGGGCCAGGCACGGGCCGAGCACGAATCCGCCGAGCAGGCTGCTCCGGGTGCACGCACAGCAGGTCAGCGAAACCGTGATCGAGTCGACGGCGCCGGTGCGGGGCCGCGATCGGGTCTTCGCCGTGGCCTTGCGGCTGGAGCTGCGCGGGACCAGATGGCTCGGCACGGCTCTGCAGGTATTGCGCCCACCGAGGTCGGATCGTCGCGGACTCACCGAACGGCGAGGGGGTTGA
- the pruA gene encoding L-glutamate gamma-semialdehyde dehydrogenase encodes MDAVTSPPAPRNEPVHSYAPGSAERESLLGRIAELEDTTHDLTQTIGGRRAMAGGARFDVVQPHDHAHVLGVSANATTEDVTAAVTAAKDAAAGWAALPFDERAAVLLRAADLIAGPWRDTINAATILGQSKSVQQSEIDAACELIDFLRFNVDYARRIIAEQPTSVPGVWNRMEYRPLDGFVTAITPFNFTAIAGNLPTAPALMGNTVVWKPTPTQQLAAHFTMQALEAAGLPPGVINMVTGDGKAVSEVALTDPDFAGLHFTGSTATFKLLWRTIGENLDKYRSYPRIVGETGGKDFVVVHPSADPAPIVTALVRAAFEYQGQKCSAASRAYLPRSLWEGGLREQLADVTRTISYGDVTDFAHFGGAVIDARAFAKHKAALDRAAATPSLEVLAGGGYDDTTGYFVEPTVLVGTDPGDEVFRTEYFGPILAVHVYEDADYSQVLAQVDSASPYALTGAVFATDRAAIEEAHRALRFTAGNFYVNDRPTGSVVGQQPFGGSRASGTNDKAGSMFNLLRWTSPRSIKETFVAATDHRYPHMG; translated from the coding sequence ATGGACGCCGTCACATCCCCGCCCGCCCCGCGCAACGAGCCGGTGCACTCTTACGCCCCCGGCTCCGCCGAGCGTGAGTCGCTGCTTGGCCGGATCGCCGAGCTGGAGGACACGACCCACGACCTCACGCAGACCATCGGCGGCAGGCGGGCCATGGCGGGCGGTGCGCGGTTCGACGTCGTCCAGCCGCACGACCACGCACACGTGCTCGGCGTCAGCGCCAATGCCACTACCGAGGACGTCACCGCCGCCGTCACCGCCGCGAAGGACGCCGCCGCCGGCTGGGCGGCCCTGCCGTTCGACGAGCGCGCCGCCGTGCTGCTCCGGGCCGCCGACCTGATCGCCGGACCGTGGCGCGACACCATCAACGCCGCCACCATTCTCGGCCAGTCCAAGTCCGTGCAGCAGTCCGAGATCGACGCCGCCTGCGAGTTGATCGACTTCCTCCGCTTCAACGTGGACTACGCCCGGCGGATCATCGCGGAACAGCCCACGTCCGTGCCCGGCGTCTGGAACCGGATGGAGTACCGGCCGCTCGACGGGTTCGTCACCGCCATCACACCGTTCAACTTCACCGCGATCGCGGGCAACCTGCCCACCGCGCCCGCGCTGATGGGCAACACCGTGGTGTGGAAGCCCACACCGACCCAGCAGCTCGCCGCCCACTTCACCATGCAGGCCCTCGAAGCAGCGGGACTGCCGCCCGGCGTGATCAACATGGTCACCGGGGACGGCAAGGCCGTCAGCGAGGTCGCCCTGACCGACCCGGACTTCGCCGGACTCCACTTCACCGGCTCGACGGCCACCTTCAAGCTCCTGTGGCGCACGATCGGCGAGAACCTCGACAAGTACCGCAGCTACCCGAGGATCGTCGGCGAGACCGGCGGCAAGGACTTCGTCGTCGTCCACCCGTCGGCCGATCCGGCCCCCATCGTCACCGCCCTCGTCCGCGCGGCCTTCGAGTACCAGGGCCAGAAGTGCTCGGCCGCCTCCCGCGCCTACCTGCCCCGCTCGCTCTGGGAGGGCGGTCTCCGCGAGCAGCTCGCCGACGTCACCAGGACGATCTCCTACGGCGACGTCACCGACTTCGCCCACTTCGGTGGTGCCGTCATCGACGCCCGTGCGTTCGCCAAGCACAAGGCGGCCCTCGACCGCGCGGCGGCCACCCCGTCGCTGGAGGTGCTGGCAGGCGGCGGCTACGACGACACCACCGGCTACTTCGTCGAGCCCACGGTGCTCGTCGGCACCGACCCCGGCGACGAGGTGTTCCGCACCGAGTACTTCGGCCCCATCCTGGCCGTGCACGTCTACGAGGACGCGGACTACTCGCAGGTGCTCGCGCAGGTCGACTCCGCTAGCCCCTACGCCCTCACCGGCGCCGTCTTCGCCACCGACCGCGCCGCGATCGAGGAGGCACACCGGGCCCTGCGGTTCACGGCGGGCAACTTCTACGTCAACGACCGTCCCACCGGCTCGGTCGTCGGCCAGCAGCCCTTCGGCGGATCGCGGGCCTCCGGCACCAACGACAAGGCAGGCTCGATGTTCAACCTGCTCCGGTGGACCAGCCCGAGGTCGATCAAGGAGACCTTCGTGGCCGCCACCGACCATCGCTACCCCCACATGGGCTGA
- the aroA gene encoding 3-phosphoshikimate 1-carboxyvinyltransferase: MTQAWPAPAVEHPVNATVGVPGSKSMTNRALLLAALAESESILHAPLRSRDTLLMTQALRSLGTDIQDVPADGDSVAGWRVRPGSWQGPIEVDCGLAGTVMRFLPPASVLADGDVRFDGDEYARKRPMSTVLTALRELGARITDDRMPFTVHGAGGLRGGEVVLDASSSSQFVSGLLLSGPRYAEGVTVRHRGAPVPSLPHIAMTVAMLREVGVEVDDSVPDVWRVVPGPVAGREWLIEPDLSNATPFLAAAAATGGSVTVPGWPARTDQAGDAVRGILTEMGCVVTVAADALTVSAPGRLSGVDIDLHDVGELSPTVAALAALADGPSRLRGIAHLRHHETDRLAALSTEINRLGGAAVETEDGLTIEPRPLHGGEWRSYADHRMATAGAVLGLVVPGVTVDDIDTTNKTIPDFPGMWAAMLDDDSDVAGLSRKDVQGV, translated from the coding sequence ATGACCCAGGCCTGGCCCGCACCCGCAGTCGAACACCCGGTCAATGCCACCGTCGGTGTGCCCGGCTCGAAGTCGATGACCAATCGCGCGCTGCTGCTGGCAGCGCTCGCCGAGTCGGAGTCGATCCTGCACGCGCCGCTGCGCAGTCGAGACACGCTCTTGATGACGCAGGCCCTGCGCTCGCTCGGCACCGACATCCAGGACGTCCCGGCCGACGGGGACTCGGTGGCGGGTTGGCGCGTGCGCCCCGGTTCGTGGCAGGGTCCGATCGAGGTGGACTGCGGGCTGGCGGGCACCGTCATGCGCTTCCTGCCGCCTGCCTCGGTGCTCGCCGACGGCGACGTCCGCTTCGACGGCGACGAGTACGCCAGGAAACGGCCGATGTCCACGGTGTTGACGGCGTTGCGTGAGCTGGGGGCGCGGATCACCGACGACCGGATGCCCTTCACCGTGCACGGTGCGGGAGGACTCCGCGGCGGCGAGGTCGTCCTCGACGCCTCGTCGTCCTCGCAGTTCGTCTCCGGTCTCCTGCTCTCCGGCCCGAGGTACGCCGAGGGCGTAACCGTCCGCCATCGTGGGGCGCCGGTGCCGTCGCTTCCCCACATCGCGATGACCGTGGCGATGCTGCGGGAGGTCGGTGTCGAGGTGGACGACAGTGTGCCGGACGTCTGGCGGGTCGTGCCCGGACCCGTGGCGGGCCGCGAATGGCTGATCGAGCCCGACCTGTCCAACGCGACTCCGTTCCTGGCCGCCGCCGCGGCGACGGGAGGATCGGTCACCGTGCCCGGCTGGCCTGCTCGGACCGATCAGGCCGGTGACGCGGTGCGCGGCATCCTCACGGAGATGGGCTGTGTGGTCACCGTCGCGGCGGATGCGCTGACGGTGTCGGCGCCGGGGCGGCTGTCCGGTGTCGACATCGATCTGCACGACGTCGGGGAGCTCTCCCCCACCGTGGCCGCGCTGGCCGCGCTGGCCGACGGCCCGAGCAGGCTGCGCGGAATCGCTCACCTGCGGCACCACGAGACCGATCGACTGGCCGCGCTGTCCACCGAGATCAACCGGCTGGGCGGGGCGGCGGTCGAGACCGAGGACGGCCTGACCATCGAGCCGCGCCCGCTGCACGGCGGCGAGTGGCGGTCCTACGCCGATCACCGCATGGCGACGGCGGGCGCCGTGCTCGGCCTGGTCGTGCCAGGGGTGACGGTCGACGACATCGACACGACGAACAAGACGATTCCCGATTTCCCCGGTATGTGGGCGGCGATGCTCGACGACGACTCCGACGTGGCAGGGCTGTCCCGGAAGGACGTGCAGGGAGTGTGA
- a CDS encoding HAD-IA family hydrolase encodes MTLSGLVLDFFGVLTDSDGAPDHAEPPLVTLVRSARATGLRTALLSNAEGRRADDGLGELFDTVVVSGEVGLSKPDPRIYRLTAERLGLATTECVFVDDLRSNVAGAVVAGMIGIHHQTVPATVAELNILFGREFPHRQPD; translated from the coding sequence GTGACGCTCTCCGGACTGGTGCTGGACTTCTTCGGCGTGCTCACCGACAGCGACGGTGCGCCGGATCACGCCGAGCCGCCCCTGGTGACCCTCGTGCGATCGGCCAGGGCCACCGGGCTGCGCACCGCCCTGCTGTCCAACGCGGAAGGCAGACGAGCCGACGACGGACTCGGCGAGCTGTTCGACACGGTGGTCGTCTCCGGCGAGGTCGGGCTGAGCAAACCAGATCCGAGGATCTACCGACTCACCGCCGAACGACTCGGCCTGGCCACGACCGAATGCGTGTTCGTCGACGACCTGCGGAGCAACGTCGCAGGTGCGGTCGTCGCGGGCATGATCGGCATTCACCACCAGACCGTCCCGGCCACCGTCGCCGAGCTGAACATCCTGTTCGGCCGCGAGTTCCCGCACCGTCAACCGGACTGA
- a CDS encoding WS/DGAT/MGAT family O-acyltransferase produces the protein MPDRLSALDASFLYLEDPTTPMHVGTVLLFQQSRTGGRRAASGGRAGSEGRPGGGLEYGRIAALIEQRLPLAPRYRQKVVQVPGRLARPVWVDDPDFDLDYHLRRSALPRPGNDEQLADLVARLMSRPLDHSRPLWEAYIVEGLSRGRVALITKTHNAMVDGIAGFDIGQVILDDAPTVPRVGDELWMPEPEPGPVQLVLDAATEAVRRPGEIVENVRVAAMDVAATLRNVAEAFGGVASAVRTAARPATRGPLNVSISVQRRYAVTRTRLTDYRKIRRAHGGTVNDVILAVIAGALRNWLLSRGEVVTASSTIRAMVPVSVRGPGSGRDEEGAAGRESNLVGEPAAEDVAGPVAGSRVSAYLVELPVGEASATLRLHHVGHAMRAHQESGQSVAASALVRLSGFAPPTLHALGARAANSFSRRLFNVVVTNVPGPQVPLYAAGTKMVEMFPVVPLAKHQALSIGVGSYDGGVYFGLNGDRNAMFDVDVLAGMIDESLDELLGTV, from the coding sequence ATGCCGGACCGACTCTCCGCCCTGGATGCGTCCTTCCTCTACCTGGAGGATCCGACGACTCCGATGCACGTCGGCACGGTCCTGCTCTTCCAGCAGTCCCGAACGGGAGGACGACGGGCCGCCTCCGGCGGTCGTGCCGGCTCCGAGGGCAGACCGGGCGGCGGCCTGGAATACGGGCGGATCGCCGCCCTGATCGAGCAGCGGCTGCCGTTGGCGCCCCGATACCGGCAGAAGGTCGTCCAGGTGCCGGGCAGGCTGGCGCGGCCCGTGTGGGTCGACGACCCGGACTTCGACCTCGACTACCACCTGCGTCGATCCGCGCTGCCCAGGCCCGGCAACGACGAACAGCTCGCCGACCTCGTCGCTCGACTGATGTCCCGGCCGCTCGACCACTCCCGGCCGCTGTGGGAGGCCTACATCGTCGAAGGACTGAGCCGCGGTCGCGTCGCGCTCATCACCAAGACCCACAACGCGATGGTCGACGGCATCGCGGGCTTCGACATCGGGCAGGTCATCCTCGACGACGCGCCCACGGTGCCGCGGGTCGGCGACGAACTGTGGATGCCGGAACCCGAGCCCGGCCCCGTCCAACTCGTCCTGGACGCCGCAACCGAGGCGGTCCGCAGGCCGGGCGAGATCGTGGAGAACGTTCGAGTGGCCGCGATGGACGTCGCCGCGACCCTGCGCAACGTCGCCGAGGCCTTCGGCGGCGTCGCCTCGGCAGTCCGCACCGCGGCGCGCCCGGCCACCCGGGGCCCCCTCAACGTCAGCATCAGCGTCCAGCGCCGCTACGCCGTCACCAGGACCCGCCTCACCGACTACCGCAAGATCCGACGAGCACACGGCGGCACGGTCAACGACGTCATCCTCGCCGTGATCGCCGGGGCGCTGCGCAACTGGCTGCTGTCCCGGGGCGAGGTCGTCACCGCCTCCAGCACGATCAGGGCGATGGTGCCGGTGTCCGTACGGGGACCAGGGTCCGGTCGCGACGAGGAAGGTGCTGCGGGCCGCGAGTCGAACCTCGTCGGAGAGCCCGCCGCCGAGGACGTCGCAGGGCCGGTCGCGGGCAGCAGGGTCTCCGCCTACCTCGTCGAGCTGCCGGTCGGCGAGGCCAGCGCCACCCTGCGCCTGCACCACGTCGGCCATGCCATGCGGGCCCATCAGGAGTCAGGGCAGTCGGTCGCCGCGAGCGCACTCGTCCGCCTGTCGGGCTTCGCTCCGCCCACTCTGCACGCGCTCGGCGCGCGCGCCGCCAACTCGTTCTCCCGCAGACTGTTCAACGTGGTGGTCACCAACGTGCCAGGACCACAGGTGCCGTTGTACGCCGCAGGGACGAAGATGGTGGAGATGTTCCCGGTGGTGCCGCTGGCCAAGCACCAGGCCCTGTCGATCGGGGTCGGCTCGTACGACGGCGGCGTGTACTTCGGGCTCAACGGAGATCGGAATGCGATGTTCGACGTGGACGTTTTGGCAGGGATGATCGACGAATCCCTCGATGAGCTGTTGGGGACGGTGTGA